Genomic segment of Candidatus Krumholzibacteriia bacterium:
AGCGAGGGCGAGAACGTGGCACCGATCCTGGCGGCCGGTTTCGACATCGAGCGCGTCGAGGTGACGATGAACGAGGACGGCACGATCGGTCTCGTGCAGAAGGTCATCGGTCAGCCCGAGACCACGAACAGCGGTGTCTACTCCGTGACCGAGTCGGCGACGGGTGACATCCACTCGATCCAGATCTCCTACACCGGGAATCCGAGTTTCGAGCAGGAGGGGATCATCCAGGTGATCCAGGGCGATCCCGACACCATGCGCCTCGAGGTCGTCCAGACCGTTCCGGACATCGGCGCCACCCCGTTGACCCCGGAACAGGGCTTCGGTGCGGACACGACGCTCGGCGACTCGAACATCCAGGTCTACGTGCGGCAGTAGCCGCCGCATCGCGAAGGCGGGGTCCGGTCGCGACCGGACTCCGCTCCAAGATCCCCGTTTCCCGGGAGCGTCCCAGATGCTGCGCAGGAACGTGTGGAGCCTCGGTATGGCCGTTCTGGCCCTGACCCTCGTCGCGCCGAAGGTGTGGGCGGACGGAGGGTCCGAGCGCGAGGAATTCCACGAGGACCGACCGCCCGAGGAGATCGAGGAGTTCGATTTCATCGGATACTACTTCATGCGGCACGAGGCCTCGAACATCGCGCCCACCAACGAGTTCCTCAAGGGCCAGATCGTGGGCCGCTTCTTCGGGGGAAACACCACCCGGACCACGTCGGAGAAGACGTCGCGCTTCACCGAACAACGATTCATGCCCATGATCACCTACTCGCCCCGACTCTTCGACGGCTGGGCCAAGATCCGGACCAGTCTGGAGTTCGACTGGACCTGGGGTGACGCGAACTACGGCGCCGGCGGGAATTTCGGGGGCGCCTTCGGTGCCGACACCGTGAACATGCAGACCCAGAACCTGTTCATGGAGATCCGGCCCACGAAGACCTTCGTCCTGAACATGGGTTTGTTGCGCCTGTACGACAACGTCCAGGTTCCCTGGTACACCTTCACGGACCACCTGCTGCAGAAGGGCTACCGGCTCTCCATGTTCGGTTCCGATGCCACGGGCGTCGGTGCGCACTGGTTCTTCCGGACCGACCAGCGGATCAAGTTGGGCGCGTACCAGCTGTACGAGAACAACGTCGAGCAACGGGACGACGTGGCCCTGTTCGAGGTGGACTACGAGCGCGATCTCGCCATCGACACGTCGGTCGGTTTGTCGGTGCACTACCTGATGGATCGCGGCAACGGTGAGGGCGGTGTTTCGATCCTCGGGCAGGGGCTGAGCTCGGGGCTGAGCAACTACAACGGCGTGTTCAACTTCGACCTCGGCGGCCAGCGCTACAAGGGCGACATCTTCTGGCTGGGCACGCACTTCCATCGTGACCCCCTGCTGCAGCAGGGCCGGCTGGGCTGGTCGGGCTTCGCGTGGTGGAACGGTGGTACGGTGCGCACCGACACTCGGGACGTCGACATCAACGGTGTGGCCGCGAATCTGCGGGTCGCGGCCCGCTGGGGCGCACTGTCCGAGGACCAGGTCGTCTTCGACGGCGTCTTCACCACCGGTGACGACGACAACACCGCGGACGGCACCTACAGCGGTGTCCTCACCGGCAACAACTGGACTTCACCGGGGGCGGTGTTCATCGGGCATCCGCTGTACCTGCTCCTGCCGCACGGCGACGTCGTGAACCGCTTCAACGCCGCGGTCATGGACATCCAGAACATCGGCTACGGAGTGCAGGCCGGTGCGCTGAGCGTGGCCAAGGAGCTGGTGCCGAACAAGTGGCGCGTGAAGGCAGCCGTGGGCCACGGACGATCGACCGCCGACCCCGACGGCGGCGGTTCGACCATCGGCACCGAGTTCAACGCGAGCCTGCGCTGGACCATGCGCGTGTTCCTCGAGGCCGAGTTGCACGCGGCCTATCTGTCGCTGGGCGACTTCTACGATTCGCCCGTGGTCAACGGTGGAGTGGACGAACGTCCGGACGATCCGTGGACCGTGTTCGCGTCCCTCAAGTGGATCATGTTCTAGGAGGCCGCCATGCGACGCATCATCGTCCTGTTCCTGATCGTGGGAGGCCTGGTCGTGAGCTCCAGCGGATGCGGTTCGACCCGCGACTGGTACCACCTTCCCGTGACCCAGTTCGACGAGATCGACTACACCCGTCCGGTGAAGACGGTCCAGGTTCGCAACCTCGAGGTGGCCTACATCGAGGCCGGTGCCGAGAACGACCAGACCCTGGTCCTGATCCACGGCCTGGGCAGCAACGCGAAGGCGTGGCTGCGCAACCTCGACGCGTGGGGCCGCACGCACCACGTGATCGCGCTCGACCTGCCGGGCTACGGTCGCTCGACCAAGGGCGACCTGCCGTACTCGCTGAGCTTCTACGCGCAGGTGATCGTCGAGATGCTCGACGAACTGGGCGTGGAGTCCGCGGACTGGGGTGGACACTCCATGGGCGGACAGATCGCCATGCTCGCCGCGCTCGAGTACCCCGAACGCGTCGAACGACTGGCGTTGTTCGCCCCGGCCGGGATCGAGCGCTTCGAAGAAGGAGAGGGTCAGTGGCTGCGGGGGGCGCTGACGCCGGAGTTCGTGGAGGACACCACGATCCGCAACATCGCGGTGAACCTGCACGCGAATTTCTACGACACGCCCGAAGACGCCGAGTTCATGATCACCGACCGGATCCGGATCCGTGGGGCCGAGGGCTTCGACGAGTACGCCTACGCGGTCTCGCGCAACGTGGGTGCGATGATCGACGAGCCGACGCAGGAGAGTCTCGGCGAGATCGCCCAGCCCACGCTGATCGTCTTCGGAGAGTACGACCAGTTGATCCCGAATCGCTATCTGCACGGGGGCCGGAGCGAAGACGTCGGTCGGCGTGGCGAAGAGGAGATCCCCGACGCCACCCTGTTGATGGTGGACGACGCCGGGCACTTCGTGCAGTTCGAGGGCGCAGAGGTCGTGAATCCGGTGGTGGCGGATTTCATCGAGCGCTGAGGCGCTCCGGGGCGGGCGGGAGCAGGTCGAGCGACGCCTGCACCGCCGCCCAGGGCTCCCGCGTGGGCGGAGCGCTGAGCTCCAGCCGGAACCGTTGTCCCGGTTCGACGTCGAGGGGCCGCGGCAGCGGCAGGAAGCCCTGCTCCCAGCAGGTCGGCGCCCGATCGGGAGCCGTGTCGATGAAGACGTCGTCGCCGAGCAGGTCCAGCCTGAAGTGGACCACGACTCCCTCGGCCCGACCGGCGGTGACGACTTCGAGATCGAGGCTCCGCCGTTCGGCGACGCGCTCATCGACGCCGAAATCCAGGTCTTGCCAGCGGGCGGTCGCACTGAGGACTTCGTCGGCTTCGATCCGCAGCGTTCGGCGGGGCAATGCCATCCGGTCCGCGACGGCTTCGTAATCGAGTCCGTGGCGCGACGGGAGCGTCTCCGACCAGAAGCAGCGTTCCCGTGCGAAGCGATCGCTGCCGGTCAACGCGACGTCGATCCGGATGCGACCTGGGATGACCAGTCCTTCGGGACGGACCCAGCGACGGCGGGCTTCG
This window contains:
- a CDS encoding alpha/beta fold hydrolase codes for the protein MRRIIVLFLIVGGLVVSSSGCGSTRDWYHLPVTQFDEIDYTRPVKTVQVRNLEVAYIEAGAENDQTLVLIHGLGSNAKAWLRNLDAWGRTHHVIALDLPGYGRSTKGDLPYSLSFYAQVIVEMLDELGVESADWGGHSMGGQIAMLAALEYPERVERLALFAPAGIERFEEGEGQWLRGALTPEFVEDTTIRNIAVNLHANFYDTPEDAEFMITDRIRIRGAEGFDEYAYAVSRNVGAMIDEPTQESLGEIAQPTLIVFGEYDQLIPNRYLHGGRSEDVGRRGEEEIPDATLLMVDDAGHFVQFEGAEVVNPVVADFIER